In a genomic window of Nocardiopsis mwathae:
- a CDS encoding MFS transporter codes for MSSADAPRSAPSSTTPRRATPREWAALAVLTLPVLLISVDMTVLGFAVPHLSRDLAPTSVQLLWIVDVYALVLASLLVTMGALGDRVGRRNLLMVGAAGFGVASLAAAFAPNAEAMIAARALLGLAGSTLMPSTLALIRNIFRDDVQRKFAIAVWSSALAGGSALGPVLGGALLEFFWWGSLFLINVPVTVLTLVLTPFLVREYRAAHPAPIDAASALLVSATVFPAVYGVKKLAEQGLAPVPLMLVAVGVFFGCVFVRRQLRRDNPMLDMRLFTIRAFSVGVWLNLLTLFTMIAGLFFLTQFLQIVLGISPLRAGLALLPGLMLSIVASFLAVGAATRLGFRGTLTAGLTLMAGGFAVLSQLPQGSAAVAVAGFALICFGMGLTQTLTNDAVVGSVPEERVGAASAVSETGYELGAALGIAILGSVLWASYASAIRNVDGVPGEAMETARDTLGGAVHTAESLAPEAANALVTAAHVAFVDAIHVTSTVAAVILALAAIHTAWVLRPAAPAPDRAPR; via the coding sequence ATGAGCTCTGCTGACGCACCCCGGTCCGCACCCTCGTCGACGACCCCCCGGCGGGCGACACCGCGGGAATGGGCGGCCCTGGCGGTCCTGACGCTCCCCGTCCTGCTGATCTCCGTGGATATGACGGTGCTCGGCTTCGCCGTTCCCCACCTGAGCAGGGACCTGGCACCCACGTCGGTCCAGCTGCTGTGGATCGTCGACGTCTACGCCTTGGTGCTGGCGTCCCTCCTCGTCACGATGGGTGCGCTCGGCGACCGCGTGGGGAGGCGCAACCTGTTGATGGTGGGTGCGGCGGGCTTCGGCGTGGCCTCGCTCGCGGCCGCCTTCGCGCCCAATGCGGAGGCCATGATCGCGGCACGGGCCCTGCTCGGCCTCGCGGGTAGCACCCTGATGCCCTCCACACTGGCGCTCATCCGCAACATCTTCCGCGACGACGTCCAGCGCAAGTTCGCCATCGCCGTCTGGTCGTCCGCGCTGGCCGGGGGATCGGCGCTGGGGCCGGTCCTCGGCGGTGCCCTGCTGGAGTTCTTCTGGTGGGGCTCGCTCTTCCTGATCAATGTGCCGGTCACCGTCCTCACCCTGGTGCTGACACCGTTCCTCGTCCGCGAGTACCGCGCCGCCCATCCCGCCCCCATCGACGCCGCCAGCGCGCTGCTCGTGTCCGCCACCGTGTTCCCGGCGGTCTACGGGGTGAAGAAGCTGGCCGAGCAGGGGCTCGCCCCCGTGCCCCTGATGCTCGTGGCGGTGGGCGTGTTCTTCGGCTGCGTGTTCGTCCGCAGGCAGCTGCGGCGGGACAACCCCATGCTGGACATGCGCCTCTTCACCATCCGCGCGTTCAGCGTCGGTGTGTGGCTCAACCTCCTCACACTGTTCACGATGATCGCGGGGCTGTTCTTCCTCACCCAGTTCCTGCAGATCGTCCTCGGCATCTCGCCCCTGCGGGCGGGCCTGGCACTGCTGCCCGGATTGATGCTGTCCATCGTCGCCAGCTTCCTGGCGGTCGGCGCAGCGACACGACTGGGCTTCAGGGGCACACTCACCGCCGGCCTGACGCTGATGGCCGGAGGCTTCGCGGTGCTGAGCCAGCTCCCACAGGGGTCGGCCGCGGTGGCCGTCGCCGGCTTCGCACTCATCTGCTTCGGCATGGGGCTCACCCAGACCCTGACCAACGACGCCGTGGTGGGCTCGGTGCCCGAGGAGCGCGTGGGAGCCGCGTCAGCGGTGTCGGAGACCGGCTACGAACTGGGGGCCGCCCTCGGCATCGCGATCCTCGGCAGCGTGCTGTGGGCCTCCTACGCTTCGGCGATCCGCAACGTGGACGGCGTCCCGGGTGAGGCGATGGAGACCGCCCGCGACACCCTCGGCGGCGCGGTGCACACCGCGGAATCCCTCGCTCCGGAGGCCGCGAACGCCCTCGTCACCGCGGCACACGTCGCCTTCGTCGACGCGATCCACGTGACCAGCACCGTGGCCGCGGTCATCCTGGCCCTGGCGGCGATCCACACCGCCTGGGTGCTCCGTCCCGCTGCACCGGCCCCTGACCGGGCTCCCCGCTGA
- a CDS encoding BTAD domain-containing putative transcriptional regulator produces MRYGVLGPLAVWDADGRQAGVPETKVRALLAILLTHRGGPVPADRLIDDLWEGRAPGGPLNTLQTKVSQLRRVLGRDRVVRQAAGYRLRVEAGDLDAEVFADLVERAGADRHPRIRARLLTEALELWRGEAYADVADHAFARAEIARLAELRLAAVEDLAEARLELGEHRALATELGALVERHPLRERLRAAHMRALYRAGRRGDALDGYEDLRNRLADELGADPGPELCALHEAILRHDPGLAADPTAAQRPRTNLPAPPTPLIGRAEAVAEVRALLSPVSDVRLLSLTGPGGVGKTRLALAAAAGLVGDFPDGVLLVELAGLDHRSTAEDVAERIITALGLCDAAAADSDSDPLGLLSWLSTALAGRHALFLLDNTEHVVEAVATVAAALLGAAPTARILVTGQEALNVPGETVRPVPPLDLPEPGTCDHGSGAAGSGAVDLFVQRAQAAVPGFALTAGNAAAVAAICRRLDGVPLALELVAPRLRVLSPEQIAARLQDRFALPTGPVRGRPPRQRTLRAMIDWSWELLGETEQAVLRRLAVHADGCTLRAAEVVSSDTDIPPDQVLDVLTRLVDRSLVVRDGERFRLLESVAAYCTERLEEAGELARVRRGFAGFHAEQAESADRHLRGPEQDRYLAYLDAETVNLRRALDTALREADASTALRLVNGLAWYWVLRRRLPEARRSLRAALGTDGGPAPARATAEAWSAALDLWEEPIDRVGDPRLRSRLRWFLGAALYRSGRRDAGRRLVDGALAGARTAGDHWGQALALAERAEHHLEADDPASARRDAAASAELFRALGDRWGLLRADRSRARLAELDGDHALAAELLGGCLATAEDLRLWVEVVETLTRLGRTALAEGDPQRARLLHERALRVATDHSYTRGETQAATWLDHHAPPADDTPGPYPTGAGTTAALAEADAGT; encoded by the coding sequence ATGCGTTACGGAGTACTCGGTCCGCTGGCCGTCTGGGACGCCGACGGGCGGCAGGCGGGGGTCCCCGAGACGAAGGTGCGCGCCCTCCTGGCGATCCTCCTGACGCACCGGGGCGGCCCGGTGCCGGCCGACCGGCTCATCGACGACCTGTGGGAGGGGCGGGCGCCCGGCGGCCCGTTGAACACCCTGCAGACCAAGGTGTCCCAGCTGCGCCGGGTGCTGGGGCGCGACCGGGTGGTCCGGCAGGCCGCGGGGTACCGGCTGCGGGTCGAGGCGGGCGATCTGGACGCCGAGGTCTTCGCCGACCTGGTCGAGCGGGCGGGGGCGGACCGGCATCCGCGGATACGCGCGCGGCTGCTCACCGAGGCGTTGGAGCTGTGGCGGGGCGAGGCCTACGCCGACGTCGCCGACCACGCGTTCGCGCGCGCCGAGATCGCGCGGCTGGCGGAGCTCCGGCTGGCCGCCGTCGAGGACCTGGCGGAGGCGCGCCTCGAACTCGGCGAGCACCGCGCCCTCGCCACCGAGTTGGGCGCGCTCGTGGAGCGGCACCCGCTGCGCGAGCGCCTGCGGGCCGCCCACATGCGCGCCCTCTACCGGGCCGGGCGCCGCGGCGATGCCCTCGACGGCTACGAGGACCTGCGCAACCGGCTCGCAGATGAGCTCGGGGCCGACCCCGGGCCGGAGCTGTGCGCACTGCACGAGGCGATCCTGCGGCACGATCCGGGGCTCGCCGCGGACCCGACCGCCGCGCAACGGCCCCGCACCAACCTGCCCGCACCGCCGACCCCGCTGATCGGCCGTGCCGAGGCGGTGGCCGAGGTTCGGGCGCTCCTGTCCCCCGTGTCGGACGTCCGGCTGCTGTCCCTCACCGGCCCCGGCGGCGTCGGCAAGACGCGGCTCGCGCTGGCCGCCGCCGCAGGCCTGGTCGGCGACTTCCCCGACGGCGTCCTGCTCGTGGAGCTCGCCGGCCTGGACCACCGCTCCACGGCGGAGGATGTGGCCGAGCGGATCATCACCGCGCTCGGCCTGTGCGACGCCGCGGCGGCCGACTCCGACTCCGACCCGCTCGGCCTCCTGTCATGGCTGTCCACCGCGCTGGCGGGCCGGCACGCCCTGTTCCTCCTGGACAACACCGAACACGTGGTGGAGGCGGTGGCCACGGTGGCCGCCGCCCTGCTCGGGGCCGCCCCGACCGCCCGGATACTGGTCACCGGCCAGGAGGCGCTGAACGTCCCCGGCGAGACGGTGCGCCCGGTGCCACCGCTGGACCTGCCCGAGCCCGGCACCTGCGACCACGGATCCGGGGCCGCCGGTTCCGGCGCGGTCGACCTCTTCGTACAGCGCGCGCAGGCGGCGGTTCCCGGGTTCGCCCTCACTGCCGGCAACGCGGCGGCGGTCGCGGCGATCTGCCGACGCCTGGACGGTGTCCCTCTGGCGCTGGAACTGGTGGCTCCCCGGCTCCGTGTTCTCTCCCCCGAGCAGATCGCGGCCCGCCTGCAGGACCGCTTCGCGCTGCCCACCGGGCCGGTGCGCGGCCGCCCGCCGCGGCAGCGGACGCTGCGGGCGATGATCGACTGGAGCTGGGAGCTGCTCGGGGAAACCGAGCAGGCCGTGCTGCGGCGGCTGGCCGTGCACGCGGACGGCTGCACCCTGCGGGCCGCCGAGGTCGTCTCCTCCGACACCGACATCCCGCCCGATCAGGTGCTGGATGTGCTGACCCGGCTCGTGGACCGGTCGCTGGTCGTCCGCGACGGGGAGCGGTTCCGGCTGCTGGAGTCGGTCGCCGCCTACTGCACCGAGCGCTTGGAGGAGGCCGGGGAGCTGGCGCGGGTGCGCCGGGGCTTCGCCGGGTTCCACGCCGAGCAGGCCGAGTCGGCCGATCGGCACCTGCGCGGCCCGGAGCAGGACCGGTATCTGGCGTACCTGGACGCCGAGACCGTCAATCTGCGCCGTGCCCTGGACACGGCGCTGCGGGAGGCCGACGCCTCGACCGCGCTGCGCCTGGTGAACGGGCTGGCGTGGTACTGGGTGCTGCGCCGCCGGCTGCCGGAGGCGCGCCGGTCACTGCGTGCGGCGCTCGGCACCGACGGCGGACCCGCGCCCGCACGGGCCACGGCCGAGGCCTGGTCGGCCGCGCTGGACCTGTGGGAGGAGCCGATCGACCGCGTCGGCGACCCCCGGCTGAGGTCGCGGCTGCGCTGGTTCCTGGGGGCGGCGCTGTACCGCTCCGGGCGCCGCGACGCGGGCCGCCGCCTCGTCGACGGCGCCCTGGCCGGCGCCCGTACGGCCGGAGACCACTGGGGCCAGGCCCTCGCTCTGGCGGAACGCGCCGAGCACCACCTGGAGGCGGACGACCCGGCGTCGGCCCGGCGGGACGCGGCGGCGAGTGCCGAACTGTTCCGTGCCCTCGGCGACCGCTGGGGCCTGCTACGGGCCGACCGGTCCCGCGCCCGCCTGGCCGAGCTCGACGGCGACCACGCGCTCGCCGCCGAGCTGCTCGGCGGATGCCTCGCAACGGCCGAGGACCTGCGCCTGTGGGTCGAGGTGGTCGAGACGCTCACGCGCCTCGGCCGCACCGCCCTCGCCGAGGGCGACCCCCAACGGGCCCGGCTCCTGCACGAGCGCGCCCTGCGGGTCGCCACGGACCACTCCTACACCCGCGGCGAGACCCAGGCCGCGACCTGGCTCGACCACCACGCCCCACCCGCAGACGACACCCCCGGGCCGTACCCCACCGGCGCCGGTACCACCGCCGCGCTCGCCGAAGCGGACGCCGGCACCTGA
- a CDS encoding MFS transporter, translated as MRRASGGRAGPREWAGLAVLALPTMLLGLDVTVLHLALPSLAADLRPTGTQELWIVDAYGFLIAGFLITMGTVGDRIGRRRLLLIGGVAFVAASLAAAYSTSAEMLIAARAALGIAGATLMPSTLALISNMFADARQRALAIGMWVMFFALGMAAGPLVGGALVEYFRWGAAFLVAVPVIGTMLVAAPFLLPEYRAPDSGRLDLPSVALSLAAILPVVYGIKQFAKDGPQPEVVAALAAGAVFAVVFVRRQRTLADPFLDVTLFRNRAFGVALGMMLVGLVGVGGTMLLVTQYLQLVADLPPLTAGLLYGPPALMMMLSAVAAPLVARRVRPGYVVAGVLAVSAGGYALLAVVGSDDGVPLVVAGFSLIYLGLGAIAVLGTDLVVGAAPPEKAGSASAMSETVQDFGLAAGIALLGSLATAVYRRGVEEQADGLPADVAVPFGDSLSGAASVAARLPDSLLDQARASFTAGLNTAGAVGAVGVLVLAALTAVTLRHIGTIGTDDPGDASGDGAGDGATEPARPVG; from the coding sequence ATGAGACGCGCGAGCGGCGGCCGGGCCGGCCCGCGGGAATGGGCCGGACTGGCGGTCCTGGCCCTGCCCACCATGCTGCTGGGACTGGACGTCACCGTGCTGCACCTTGCATTGCCGTCCCTGGCGGCGGACCTGAGGCCCACGGGCACCCAGGAGCTGTGGATCGTCGACGCCTACGGATTCCTGATCGCGGGATTCCTCATCACCATGGGGACGGTGGGGGACCGGATCGGTCGCCGCCGTCTGCTGCTGATCGGCGGGGTCGCGTTCGTCGCCGCATCCCTCGCGGCCGCCTACTCCACCAGCGCCGAGATGCTGATCGCCGCGCGCGCCGCACTGGGGATCGCCGGCGCCACCCTGATGCCCTCGACGCTCGCCCTGATCAGCAACATGTTCGCCGACGCGCGGCAGCGGGCGCTGGCGATCGGCATGTGGGTGATGTTCTTCGCGCTCGGCATGGCCGCCGGACCCCTGGTGGGCGGCGCCCTGGTGGAGTACTTCCGGTGGGGAGCGGCGTTCCTCGTCGCGGTGCCGGTCATCGGGACCATGCTGGTGGCCGCCCCGTTCCTGCTGCCGGAGTACCGCGCCCCCGACAGCGGTCGGCTCGACCTCCCCAGCGTCGCGCTGTCGCTGGCCGCGATCCTCCCGGTCGTCTACGGAATCAAGCAGTTCGCCAAGGACGGACCGCAGCCGGAGGTGGTGGCCGCCCTCGCGGCCGGGGCGGTGTTCGCCGTGGTGTTCGTCCGGCGGCAGCGGACCCTGGCCGACCCCTTCCTGGACGTCACCCTGTTCCGCAACCGCGCCTTCGGCGTCGCGCTGGGCATGATGCTCGTCGGGCTGGTGGGCGTCGGCGGCACCATGCTGCTGGTCACCCAGTACCTGCAGCTGGTGGCGGACCTCCCGCCGCTGACCGCGGGGCTGCTCTACGGCCCGCCCGCGCTGATGATGATGCTGTCCGCGGTCGCGGCCCCGCTCGTCGCGCGGCGCGTCCGCCCCGGGTACGTCGTGGCGGGCGTGCTCGCGGTCTCGGCGGGGGGCTACGCCCTGCTCGCCGTCGTCGGCAGCGACGACGGCGTCCCCCTGGTCGTCGCCGGCTTCTCGCTGATCTACCTGGGCCTGGGCGCGATCGCCGTCCTGGGGACCGATCTGGTGGTCGGAGCGGCGCCGCCGGAGAAGGCCGGGTCGGCTTCGGCGATGTCGGAGACCGTCCAGGATTTCGGCCTGGCGGCGGGGATCGCGCTGCTGGGCAGCCTGGCCACCGCGGTCTACCGGCGAGGCGTCGAGGAGCAGGCGGACGGCCTTCCCGCGGATGTCGCCGTGCCGTTCGGCGACAGCCTCTCCGGGGCCGCCTCGGTCGCCGCGCGGCTCCCCGACTCCCTGCTCGACCAGGCGCGCGCGTCCTTCACCGCGGGCCTGAACACCGCCGGTGCGGTCGGCGCGGTGGGGGTCCTGGTGCTGGCGGCTCTGACCGCGGTGACCCTGCGGCACATCGGCACCATCGGCACCGATGACCCGGGCGACGCGTCGGGCGACGGCGCGGGTGACGGCGCGACGGAACCCGCGCGACCGGTCGGCTGA
- a CDS encoding M64 family metallopeptidase, translating into MHRRLTLCLTVVSLAALALPFASTHPPAAADTAADTAVESAVESAEVVPIQVTGDPNRRFNLIVLGDGYTEEEMPLFHEQVRHHLAVQWSIEPFRGYRDYFNVYAVETPSAESGVGCDPDLAAGPRDTALGMGFHGGCRPDRLQRLLTVDSAAAAAAADLVPGVAADNRQVLALANSDTYGGAGGTYATASAGNALSALISPHELGHSLGRLQDEYPYYQRDTSLGRWDRGEPDSAHHTLMTPEAMTERRAKWWRWLGEESESGGTIGAAGSPGHEGGLYHSEGVWRPSRHSMMKSLGYYFDQVSREIMVQRISGQRDRGRLPVSSTPEGEVGPDDAVWVDAPYPAYHELTFTWTVDGEELPEAEGRRALDLSDLDVGAGTEVEVRVQDPTPFVRDPEIRASAALTQTRGWTVGAPRPADDAPVEFAAARDTERPLAADEVVYAQTTHPSDRVPEVVWELDGARVATSADGRTLDLGALDLSGDGHRLTATADPGAPDPDTRTWTVDATPPTAPREVSEPAAPVRGADGEHGIHLGSLTLGLEPRDDREGPVVAEFRVDGDGWHHYYGWPTDAEAPFLLTPRGTDIDDLVYGSLGSGGLSMSVIEVDGHEPGWGTHTVEHRAIDAAGNIGAAESFTATVVPGTEPACTRTVTGVHRGGLEVREGTVCLDGATVHGGVTVAAGASVVAQGATVWGGLTARGAVTVRLADTRVVGPVRISGGSAETSLLGSEVTGPVTLRGNTQTPADDWTASWSEDAASGGYGVIVAGNRVRGGIDCSGNTPSVTDFGAPNTVAGPATGQCGDL; encoded by the coding sequence ATGCACAGACGCTTGACACTCTGTCTCACCGTCGTCTCCCTGGCCGCGCTCGCGCTCCCGTTCGCGAGCACCCACCCTCCGGCCGCGGCCGACACCGCGGCCGACACCGCGGTCGAGAGCGCGGTCGAGAGCGCCGAAGTGGTGCCGATCCAGGTCACCGGCGACCCCAACCGGCGGTTCAACCTCATCGTCCTCGGTGACGGCTACACCGAGGAGGAGATGCCGCTCTTCCACGAACAGGTCCGGCACCACCTGGCGGTGCAGTGGAGCATCGAGCCCTTCCGCGGCTACCGCGACTACTTCAACGTCTACGCGGTCGAGACCCCCTCGGCCGAGTCCGGCGTCGGCTGCGACCCCGACCTCGCCGCCGGCCCCCGCGACACCGCCCTGGGCATGGGCTTCCACGGCGGCTGCCGGCCCGACCGGCTGCAGCGCCTGCTCACCGTCGACAGCGCGGCCGCCGCGGCCGCCGCCGATCTCGTCCCCGGTGTCGCCGCGGACAACCGGCAGGTCCTGGCCCTGGCCAACAGCGACACCTACGGCGGAGCCGGGGGCACCTACGCCACCGCTTCGGCCGGAAACGCGCTGTCCGCACTGATCAGCCCGCACGAACTCGGCCACTCGCTGGGGCGGCTGCAGGACGAGTACCCCTATTACCAGCGCGACACCAGCCTGGGCCGCTGGGACCGCGGCGAACCCGACTCCGCACACCACACCCTCATGACACCCGAGGCGATGACGGAGCGGCGCGCCAAGTGGTGGCGGTGGCTCGGTGAGGAGAGTGAGTCCGGCGGCACCATCGGCGCCGCGGGCTCACCCGGCCACGAGGGCGGGCTCTACCACTCCGAAGGGGTGTGGCGCCCCAGCCGCCACTCGATGATGAAATCCCTGGGTTACTACTTCGACCAGGTGAGCCGGGAGATCATGGTGCAGCGCATCTCCGGGCAGCGCGACCGAGGACGCCTGCCGGTCTCCTCCACCCCCGAGGGCGAGGTCGGGCCCGACGACGCCGTGTGGGTCGATGCGCCGTACCCCGCCTACCACGAGCTCACCTTCACCTGGACGGTCGACGGCGAGGAACTGCCCGAGGCCGAGGGGCGCCGTGCCCTGGACCTCTCCGACCTCGACGTCGGGGCCGGAACCGAGGTGGAGGTCCGGGTACAGGACCCCACCCCCTTCGTGCGCGACCCCGAGATCCGCGCGTCGGCCGCGCTGACGCAGACCCGCGGCTGGACCGTCGGCGCCCCGCGGCCGGCCGACGACGCGCCGGTCGAGTTCGCCGCCGCCCGCGACACCGAGCGCCCGCTCGCCGCTGACGAGGTCGTCTACGCGCAGACCACCCACCCCTCCGACCGGGTCCCCGAGGTGGTCTGGGAGCTCGACGGCGCACGTGTGGCCACATCCGCCGACGGGCGAACCCTCGACCTGGGAGCGCTCGACCTGAGCGGAGACGGGCACAGGCTCACCGCCACCGCCGACCCGGGGGCGCCCGACCCCGACACCCGAACCTGGACCGTCGACGCCACCCCGCCCACCGCCCCGCGTGAGGTGTCGGAGCCCGCCGCGCCGGTGCGCGGCGCCGACGGCGAGCACGGTATCCACCTCGGCTCCCTCACCCTCGGCCTGGAGCCGCGCGACGACCGCGAGGGACCCGTCGTGGCCGAGTTCCGGGTGGACGGGGACGGCTGGCACCACTACTACGGCTGGCCCACCGACGCCGAGGCGCCGTTCCTGCTCACCCCGCGGGGGACCGACATCGACGACCTCGTCTACGGGAGCCTGGGCAGCGGCGGGCTGTCGATGTCCGTGATCGAGGTGGACGGCCACGAGCCCGGCTGGGGCACCCACACCGTCGAACACCGCGCCATCGACGCCGCCGGCAACATCGGCGCGGCCGAGTCCTTCACGGCGACCGTCGTCCCCGGCACCGAGCCGGCGTGCACGCGCACCGTCACCGGAGTGCACCGCGGCGGCCTGGAGGTGCGCGAGGGAACGGTGTGCCTGGACGGCGCGACCGTGCACGGGGGCGTGACCGTTGCCGCGGGCGCCTCCGTGGTCGCACAGGGCGCGACGGTGTGGGGCGGTCTGACCGCGCGGGGCGCGGTGACCGTCCGCCTCGCCGACACCCGCGTCGTCGGTCCGGTGCGCATCTCCGGCGGCAGCGCCGAGACGTCGCTGCTGGGCTCGGAGGTGACCGGGCCGGTCACCCTGCGCGGCAACACCCAGACCCCGGCCGACGACTGGACCGCGTCGTGGTCCGAGGACGCCGCGTCCGGCGGGTACGGCGTGATCGTCGCCGGGAACCGCGTGCGCGGCGGAATCGACTGCAGCGGCAACACACCGTCGGTCACCGATTTCGGCGCTCCCAACACCGTGGCCGGGCCCGCCACCGGTCAGTGCGGCGACCTGTGA